A genomic stretch from Desulfurococcaceae archaeon MEX13E-LK6-19 includes:
- a CDS encoding YhfC family intramembrane metalloprotease, with amino-acid sequence MSLEVPGVVASLVIAVVPGFVVLCWMAGRNGFKWLAALVGGFGWFLALLLRYPVFIPMVIYMGATSVVGYIQAGLAGVFEEPVRYFVIKYFYRETGEKRIVYCIGLGWGLMEALVLYVLNVLVAYMMGTSLILENLVAGAIERNIALLFHVSAAMIIFVGIKSGDVIKYLLLAIILHGLLNIAAVYLLYVIANPLLIEAVLGLIVVTVYMLAYFLMHRMD; translated from the coding sequence GTGTCGCTTGAGGTACCTGGTGTAGTCGCTTCATTGGTTATTGCTGTTGTTCCTGGGTTTGTTGTGTTGTGTTGGATGGCTGGACGTAATGGTTTTAAGTGGCTTGCTGCTTTGGTTGGTGGTTTTGGCTGGTTTCTTGCACTACTTCTTCGTTATCCAGTGTTTATTCCTATGGTTATCTATATGGGTGCTACCAGTGTTGTCGGATATATTCAGGCTGGGTTGGCTGGTGTTTTCGAGGAGCCTGTCCGGTATTTTGTTATCAAGTATTTTTATCGTGAAACCGGGGAGAAGAGGATTGTTTATTGTATTGGTCTTGGATGGGGTCTTATGGAGGCTCTTGTTCTCTATGTTCTTAACGTCCTTGTGGCTTACATGATGGGTACTAGTCTTATTCTAGAGAATCTCGTTGCGGGTGCTATTGAGAGGAATATAGCGTTGCTATTCCACGTCTCGGCAGCAATGATCATATTTGTGGGTATCAAGAGTGGTGATGTCATCAAATATTTGTTGCTAGCAATAATATTACATGGATTATTGAATATAGCAGCTGTTTACTTACTTTATGTTATCGCTAATCCTCTACTAATAGAGGCTGTATTAGGGCTTATTGTCGTGACCGTTTACATGTTGGCCTACTTCTTGATGCATAGAATGGATTAA
- a CDS encoding ABC transporter ATP-binding protein, whose protein sequence is MVKTPREIPVEGFATKGVDVEIKELVKVYKMGRGIEVQALRGLSMSVKAGEAVTIMGPSGSGKTTLLNIIGGVDVPTAGSVIVGGIRVHELGESELEKYRLSMVGYVFQAFNLIPVLTSLENVELPMIALGIPREKRVKRARWLLELVGLGHRLHHKPTELSGGEQQRVAIAVALANDPPLILADEPTAELDTENAMKIIDLLTKLSKEYGKTVIVSTHDPRIALRTNRILRIEDGVIKSEHTPIELEREPHLVKLTDLAEIIKTRIAKLEQQMDELVAKFARKEISRDEFDKEYNRLKILIEGYKELLASIGH, encoded by the coding sequence ATGGTAAAAACTCCTCGTGAAATACCTGTTGAAGGCTTTGCCACCAAGGGAGTAGACGTTGAGATCAAGGAACTAGTCAAAGTATACAAGATGGGTAGGGGTATTGAGGTACAGGCTCTACGTGGGCTGTCAATGAGTGTGAAGGCAGGTGAGGCAGTCACTATAATGGGTCCGAGCGGCTCTGGTAAAACAACGTTGCTCAACATTATTGGTGGAGTTGATGTACCGACGGCTGGGAGCGTAATAGTTGGAGGCATAAGAGTTCATGAGCTTGGTGAAAGCGAGCTTGAGAAATACAGGCTTAGTATGGTGGGATACGTATTCCAGGCATTTAACCTCATTCCTGTTCTCACAAGCCTAGAGAATGTTGAACTTCCAATGATAGCGCTTGGTATACCTAGGGAGAAAAGGGTAAAGAGGGCACGTTGGCTTCTTGAACTAGTTGGTCTAGGCCATAGATTACATCACAAGCCAACAGAACTCAGTGGTGGAGAACAACAACGTGTTGCTATAGCTGTTGCGCTAGCCAACGATCCACCACTTATTCTAGCTGACGAGCCAACAGCTGAGCTTGATACAGAGAATGCAATGAAGATCATAGATTTGCTAACAAAGCTGTCTAAAGAGTACGGTAAAACAGTCATAGTATCAACTCATGACCCAAGAATAGCTCTGAGGACAAACAGGATTCTCAGGATAGAAGACGGCGTCATAAAGAGCGAGCATACACCAATAGAGCTTGAGAGAGAGCCACATCTAGTAAAATTGACTGATCTCGCAGAGATCATTAAGACACGTATAGCTAAACTTGAACAGCAAATGGACGAACTTGTAGCTAAGTTTGCAAGAAAGGAAATAAGTAGAGACGAGTTTGATAAAGAGTATAATAGGTTGAAAATATTAATAGAAGGCTATAAAGAACTTCTAGCGAGTATAGGCCATTAG
- a CDS encoding rhomboid family intramembrane serine protease → MGVIPIGGSGYDYGGRPKVTYAIILINVAVYLLTSYENSFIQTSEYWIEKAALMPVLLLEYGQWYRIITSMFLHADIFHIFFNMYFLYIFGKEVEKVLGSGKYFILYFASGLAAIAFHTAFTPITGIYTVFIPALGASGAISGVLGAYLLLFPNRRMSVCWFLWIIPWCFTTTAATFLIFWFAMQVLYGYARLGSVAFFAHAGGFVMGLAALLALKPRKEVLMRPIYFYPWTSYMTIYHYYEDYPDDYYGFGGEHYIIKRGLGGTSKTILAILLVALMAGGFYSLLASQEMESGVYLYTITAGYPGGEEKTDVAVYTLSQGVVLSPVEDEPRIVLNRLDWAGLLTDDPNTVLEDYTFEGYIRTPFKGIRVSLELTANMEYDEYGVLIHSKGEMVTDVLQIVGTRVFIVKNQVFTFTIEAMGPVKDIDDKLIIPTVVPSILISLAALYAVSKKDTEIVIE, encoded by the coding sequence GTGGGTGTAATACCTATTGGAGGTTCTGGTTACGATTATGGTGGTAGACCTAAGGTTACATATGCTATAATACTAATTAATGTTGCTGTATACTTGTTGACTAGCTACGAGAACTCGTTTATACAGACAAGTGAGTACTGGATTGAGAAGGCGGCTTTGATGCCTGTTTTGCTTCTCGAGTATGGGCAATGGTATAGAATTATAACGAGTATGTTCCTCCATGCCGACATATTCCATATATTCTTCAACATGTATTTCCTATACATATTTGGTAAAGAAGTCGAGAAAGTACTTGGCTCCGGGAAATACTTTATACTATATTTCGCTTCAGGTCTAGCAGCAATAGCTTTCCACACGGCTTTCACACCGATAACGGGTATCTACACTGTATTTATACCAGCTCTTGGTGCATCGGGTGCTATAAGTGGAGTTCTTGGAGCATATCTACTGTTATTCCCCAATAGGAGAATGAGTGTGTGCTGGTTTCTATGGATAATACCATGGTGTTTTACAACGACAGCAGCGACATTCCTGATTTTCTGGTTTGCAATGCAAGTTCTCTACGGTTACGCCCGTCTTGGAAGTGTAGCTTTCTTCGCCCATGCAGGAGGTTTCGTCATGGGATTGGCTGCTCTTCTTGCACTGAAACCACGTAAAGAAGTCCTTATGAGACCCATATACTTCTATCCATGGACGAGCTACATGACTATCTACCACTACTATGAAGACTATCCTGATGACTACTATGGTTTTGGTGGAGAACACTATATCATAAAACGCGGGCTAGGCGGTACATCAAAAACAATACTAGCAATACTCTTAGTAGCACTCATGGCTGGAGGATTCTACTCACTTCTTGCAAGCCAGGAAATGGAATCTGGCGTATACCTATACACTATAACAGCTGGGTATCCTGGTGGTGAAGAAAAAACTGATGTAGCGGTGTATACGCTGTCTCAAGGAGTGGTACTGTCTCCTGTTGAAGATGAGCCGAGGATTGTACTTAATAGACTTGATTGGGCTGGGCTCTTGACAGATGATCCAAATACGGTACTTGAAGACTACACTTTCGAGGGATACATTAGGACACCATTTAAGGGCATAAGAGTTAGTCTTGAGCTTACAGCAAATATGGAGTATGATGAATATGGTGTGCTTATTCATTCCAAGGGCGAGATGGTTACGGATGTACTCCAGATTGTTGGAACTAGAGTATTTATTGTAAAGAACCAGGTATTTACATTCACGATAGAAGCTATGGGGCCTGTAAAAGATATTGATGACAAACTAATAATACCAACAGTTGTCCCATCTATACTGATTTCATTGGCGGCACTCTATGCTGTATCCAAAAAAGATACCGAAATAGTAATTGAGTGA
- a CDS encoding sulfite exporter TauE/SafE family protein, with the protein MVFIALGLVIGVLSTIAGIGGGVFMVPLFYFLGLDISKAVGTSKFVIVFLSLIGAINYIRSRKVLFRISMMVLVGMIPFSYIGAYLSSALDKTTLKLIVSVFIIYYGLRLLYSYIKRKYFSKKQQIQQDLNPPKNYDTKSKWYIVVATGCFSGLIAGLTGTGGGVVNMPLFLSVLRMPIHYAIATSTFIIFPSSIVATIRHMIDNEINYAIALPFTIGAMIGANIGPRIALSLKPQHLRFIVGIILLIAGIRMLATVF; encoded by the coding sequence ATGGTTTTTATAGCACTAGGTCTCGTGATCGGGGTATTATCGACTATTGCTGGCATAGGCGGCGGGGTTTTCATGGTACCTCTCTTCTACTTCCTTGGACTAGACATAAGTAAAGCTGTTGGTACAAGTAAATTTGTTATAGTTTTTCTCTCATTGATTGGCGCTATAAATTACATTAGGTCACGGAAAGTACTATTTAGAATTAGCATGATGGTATTGGTTGGAATGATCCCCTTCTCGTATATTGGGGCGTATTTGTCTAGTGCTCTTGATAAGACTACGCTTAAACTTATTGTATCGGTTTTCATAATCTATTATGGACTAAGGCTATTGTACTCATATATTAAGAGGAAATATTTCAGTAAAAAACAGCAAATACAACAAGACTTGAATCCGCCGAAGAACTATGATACAAAGTCTAAATGGTATATTGTCGTAGCAACAGGGTGTTTCTCAGGTCTTATAGCAGGCCTTACTGGGACTGGAGGCGGCGTAGTAAACATGCCATTATTTCTTTCGGTACTACGAATGCCAATACACTACGCTATAGCTACATCAACATTCATAATATTTCCATCATCTATAGTGGCGACAATACGTCACATGATAGACAACGAAATAAATTACGCTATAGCTCTACCATTCACCATAGGCGCTATGATAGGCGCTAATATAGGGCCGAGAATAGCATTATCACTAAAACCACAGCATTTGAGGTTTATCGTTGGAATAATACTGTTGATAGCTGGTATTAGGATGCTTGCAACAGTCTTTTAG
- a CDS encoding glycosyltransferase, which translates to MIRISFVSTYPPTHCGVAEYTRMLAMSLKSIAPDSIIHVFGDVNCGEERFDEEARVCVYPVFEKQSKNYSVVLDYLSRINGVDVLHIQHEYGIYGDYNGILEAAIEARREGLAKKIVFTMHTVYHPLSRRQGALVFQKNLNNVDAVIVHSFVQEFELQYQGVDPIIIHRIPHGTLLNPYLGMPRHRLMSDLGIREDNIKGLIIVLPGFLRKDKGLDILLESLSHGDWPSKTTFIVAGEVRDPEVKDLVGKISSRINTVFLEKYLTKNEILKLIALADTVILPYRDKPGAYSVSGILHLSMGSLKPIIGTRVPRLLELYQFVPRLTVSTRNPLGLAKKIKWLYENYDYAVAYMTNLYGYAIRTHWLRMARRHLSLYYNILAS; encoded by the coding sequence ATGATTAGAATAAGTTTTGTTTCAACATATCCGCCTACACATTGTGGTGTAGCAGAGTACACACGTATGCTCGCAATGTCTTTGAAGTCTATTGCTCCGGATTCTATTATTCATGTTTTTGGAGATGTTAATTGTGGTGAGGAGCGTTTTGATGAGGAGGCAAGGGTTTGTGTCTATCCCGTCTTTGAGAAGCAATCTAAAAACTATAGTGTAGTCCTCGATTATTTATCCCGTATTAATGGCGTAGACGTGTTGCACATACAACACGAGTATGGTATTTACGGGGATTATAATGGTATTCTCGAAGCAGCTATAGAGGCTCGTAGAGAAGGTCTTGCCAAGAAAATAGTTTTCACAATGCATACAGTATATCATCCCTTGTCTAGAAGACAAGGTGCTCTTGTTTTCCAGAAAAACTTGAATAATGTTGATGCAGTAATCGTACATAGTTTTGTCCAAGAATTTGAGCTACAGTACCAGGGGGTAGACCCGATTATAATACACCGGATACCACATGGCACTCTCCTTAACCCCTATCTTGGCATGCCAAGACATAGACTGATGAGCGACCTTGGTATCCGTGAAGACAATATAAAGGGTTTGATTATAGTACTGCCCGGGTTTTTACGTAAAGATAAAGGTCTTGATATATTACTTGAATCACTAAGTCATGGAGACTGGCCTAGTAAGACAACCTTTATTGTAGCGGGCGAGGTAAGGGATCCTGAAGTTAAGGATCTCGTGGGGAAGATCTCTAGTAGGATCAATACGGTATTTCTTGAAAAGTATTTGACGAAAAACGAGATATTGAAACTCATAGCGCTTGCAGATACAGTCATACTTCCATATAGAGATAAACCTGGTGCTTATTCTGTTAGCGGCATACTTCACTTATCTATGGGTAGTTTGAAACCAATTATAGGCACTAGGGTTCCAAGACTTCTTGAGTTATACCAGTTTGTGCCAAGACTAACAGTGTCTACGAGAAACCCGCTTGGTCTTGCAAAGAAGATCAAGTGGCTTTACGAAAACTACGACTATGCTGTAGCATACATGACTAATCTATATGGATACGCTATTAGAACTCATTGGCTTAGAATGGCCCGCCGTCATTTAAGTCTATATTACAACATACTCGCGTCATAA
- a CDS encoding DUF433 domain-containing protein, translated as MIIEGFRYIEVDPNKYSGKPVIKNTRVTVEALLESLGYGWNVEEVSREYNVPVEAVREAVRFALDLLRKVVFMGLEDVSSSPA; from the coding sequence TTGATAATAGAGGGGTTTAGGTATATAGAAGTCGATCCGAATAAATACTCGGGGAAACCCGTGATAAAGAATACGCGTGTAACAGTAGAAGCCTTGCTTGAAAGCCTTGGCTACGGCTGGAATGTCGAGGAGGTCTCAAGGGAATACAATGTCCCTGTTGAAGCTGTCCGTGAAGCAGTTCGTTTTGCTCTTGATCTCTTAAGAAAAGTTGTATTCATGGGTCTCGAAGATGTTTCAAGCTCCCCCGCCTAG
- a CDS encoding DUF5615 family PIN-like protein, translating into MFQAPPPRKILANENIPKSLVKKLEEIGIDIVWLGDSEERGLSDAQVITRANKENRIILTRDKDFMRRALIEKIATGVIFLAAPITKDNIPKLARTIAKLLAVTKSKLAVIYNDHIELYSI; encoded by the coding sequence ATGTTTCAAGCTCCCCCGCCTAGAAAAATCCTGGCTAACGAGAATATACCCAAGTCACTTGTAAAAAAGCTCGAGGAAATAGGTATCGATATTGTGTGGCTTGGCGATAGCGAGGAGAGGGGTCTCAGCGACGCCCAAGTCATAACACGTGCCAACAAGGAGAACCGCATAATACTAACAAGAGACAAAGACTTCATGAGACGTGCATTAATAGAGAAGATAGCGACCGGAGTAATATTCCTAGCAGCTCCTATAACCAAGGACAATATACCAAAACTAGCTAGAACAATAGCGAAGCTATTAGCTGTAACAAAAAGCAAACTAGCAGTAATATATAATGATCACATAGAATTGTATAGTATCTAG
- a CDS encoding DUF134 domain-containing protein, with translation MRWRHRRGQVGRMPKPRYIDFIPPSKIVFIPRDHQGNDLSRGPPVTLMPDELEALRLVYLEDMTQEEAAQRMGVSRGTIWRLLESGRKKLISALVNLQPIEIETVKEEK, from the coding sequence ATGAGATGGCGCCATAGACGGGGACAAGTAGGCAGAATGCCTAAGCCAAGGTATATAGACTTCATACCACCATCAAAAATAGTGTTTATACCAAGAGATCACCAAGGAAACGACCTAAGCCGTGGACCACCAGTAACCCTCATGCCAGATGAACTAGAAGCACTGCGCCTCGTATACTTGGAGGACATGACCCAAGAGGAGGCAGCACAGAGAATGGGTGTATCAAGAGGAACTATATGGAGACTACTAGAAAGCGGGAGGAAGAAGCTAATCAGCGCGCTAGTAAATCTCCAGCCAATAGAAATAGAAACAGTAAAAGAAGAAAAATAA
- the cytX gene encoding putative hydroxymethylpyrimidine transporter CytX produces the protein MSRCNGLSYGYDIKPIPSSQRKYDFIDNFAIWFGAGISIAEFWAGAILVASPISLDLKLALIAIIVGHIIGNLLLSMVGVIGVETGLPTMVISRKPLGLRGSYLVSILNYLQLIGWTAVMLIVGALAMNNVSMSLAGINLYGLWVILLGILVTLWSLIGPEKWRLLEKIAAILLLVLSVWLAYVVLESYAVSDLLSGPLVLTPSFWLGLDLVIAMPVSWAPLIADYTRFSRRVSDGFWGSYIGYFVSSSLFYFLGAVSNIVAGEMDPISIIAFYGLGVPAMLIIVFSTVTTTFLDVYSAAITFKNIRPQADARKQITFVGILGTLIALVFPIHEYEWFLILIGGAFVSLTALMITDFIIDKKSYDPQKILDPGILVDWGSIIVWAIGFTVYILLAAPGLIPGLYIPFFSELGAVVGSSIPTLIIVSIIYTLYRLYRGRTP, from the coding sequence ATTTCACGGTGTAATGGGTTGAGCTACGGGTATGATATAAAGCCCATACCCTCTTCTCAAAGAAAATACGACTTTATAGATAATTTCGCAATATGGTTTGGTGCTGGAATAAGTATTGCTGAGTTCTGGGCTGGGGCAATACTTGTTGCATCACCTATATCTCTTGACTTAAAGCTAGCGTTGATAGCCATTATAGTCGGCCATATTATAGGCAACCTACTATTGTCGATGGTCGGTGTTATTGGTGTTGAAACTGGTTTACCGACCATGGTTATATCAAGGAAGCCTCTTGGTTTAAGGGGATCATATCTTGTATCAATACTTAATTACTTACAGTTGATTGGCTGGACTGCTGTAATGCTTATTGTAGGAGCTCTTGCGATGAATAATGTATCAATGAGTCTTGCGGGAATCAATCTATATGGTCTATGGGTTATCCTGCTGGGAATACTAGTGACTCTATGGAGCCTAATAGGCCCTGAGAAATGGAGGCTTCTCGAGAAAATAGCTGCTATACTACTTCTTGTATTATCGGTGTGGCTTGCCTATGTAGTACTAGAGAGTTATGCAGTCAGTGATTTATTGAGCGGGCCGTTAGTGCTTACACCAAGTTTCTGGCTGGGACTAGACCTCGTCATAGCTATGCCTGTTTCATGGGCGCCGTTAATAGCTGACTACACTAGGTTCTCTAGGAGAGTAAGCGATGGCTTCTGGGGTAGCTACATAGGATACTTTGTTTCAAGCTCTCTATTCTACTTCCTTGGAGCAGTTAGTAATATCGTGGCCGGCGAGATGGATCCAATAAGTATCATAGCGTTCTATGGGCTTGGAGTACCAGCAATGCTCATAATAGTATTCTCCACAGTCACGACGACATTTCTTGACGTATACAGTGCTGCTATTACATTCAAGAATATAAGACCTCAAGCTGATGCACGTAAACAAATAACGTTCGTCGGCATCCTAGGAACATTGATCGCACTGGTATTCCCCATACACGAGTACGAGTGGTTCCTAATACTTATAGGTGGTGCTTTCGTTAGCTTGACGGCTCTGATGATAACAGACTTCATTATTGACAAGAAGAGCTACGATCCCCAGAAGATACTTGATCCAGGTATTCTTGTTGACTGGGGCTCCATAATAGTATGGGCTATAGGTTTTACAGTATACATACTATTAGCAGCCCCCGGGCTAATACCAGGTCTATACATCCCATTCTTCAGCGAGCTAGGCGCTGTCGTAGGTAGTTCTATTCCAACGCTCATCATTGTATCAATAATCTATACATTATACCGCTTGTATAGGGGGCGAACACCATGA
- a CDS encoding AIR synthase family protein produces the protein MDRLVIGKVSREVFRDIILPNLGKKDSSIIVGPRFGVDFSVIDLGEKVLIVEVDPVFVVPEYGWDRSAWFAVHILASDVAVSGVPPRYLFIDLNLPLNMSDEEFRELWIRIHRECEKLGIAIAAGHTGRYGGVDYPMIGGATMIGVTTRDNYVTPEMARPGDLVIMTKGPAVETAGILSTMFPEVLVKTYGSEFAEKAKEIFWLQSVVDDALTIAKVGLRTGVTAMHDATEYGVWGALHDIAEASGVGIRVYEDKLFIRDDVAKVVKAFSEFTGIQVDPYAAISEGTLIATVKPDKASLAIELLKEKGIDAAIIGEVTKDERVVLVKKNGDEEEVPVPKQDPFWLLFFKTLDILRKGGQE, from the coding sequence ATGGATAGACTTGTTATCGGAAAGGTTAGTAGAGAAGTTTTTAGAGATATAATCCTGCCTAATCTAGGCAAGAAAGATTCATCCATAATAGTTGGGCCAAGGTTCGGCGTAGACTTCAGCGTCATAGATCTTGGAGAAAAAGTGCTTATAGTCGAGGTTGACCCGGTTTTCGTTGTACCAGAGTATGGTTGGGATAGGAGTGCATGGTTTGCCGTACATATTCTCGCCAGCGATGTAGCTGTATCAGGTGTCCCACCAAGATACTTGTTCATAGATCTTAATTTACCACTTAATATGAGCGATGAGGAATTCAGAGAACTATGGATCAGGATCCATAGGGAATGCGAGAAACTAGGTATAGCCATTGCTGCCGGCCATACCGGTAGGTATGGTGGAGTTGATTACCCGATGATAGGTGGTGCTACAATGATTGGTGTGACTACTAGAGACAACTATGTCACACCAGAAATGGCTAGGCCCGGCGACCTGGTTATAATGACCAAGGGTCCAGCTGTGGAAACAGCTGGCATACTATCAACAATGTTCCCCGAGGTACTTGTAAAGACTTATGGCAGTGAGTTTGCTGAGAAAGCCAAGGAGATCTTTTGGCTTCAGTCTGTTGTAGACGATGCATTAACTATAGCTAAGGTTGGGCTTAGGACCGGTGTAACAGCAATGCATGATGCAACAGAATATGGTGTCTGGGGTGCACTACACGATATTGCTGAGGCCAGCGGGGTTGGTATACGTGTCTATGAGGACAAGTTGTTTATTAGAGATGATGTAGCAAAAGTCGTTAAAGCATTTAGCGAATTTACGGGGATACAAGTAGATCCTTATGCCGCTATTAGTGAGGGTACATTGATTGCCACTGTAAAACCGGATAAAGCCAGTCTAGCCATAGAGTTGTTGAAGGAAAAAGGCATTGACGCTGCTATTATTGGTGAAGTAACTAAGGATGAAAGAGTCGTTCTGGTTAAAAAGAATGGTGACGAGGAGGAAGTACCTGTTCCTAAACAGGATCCGTTCTGGCTACTTTTCTTCAAGACTCTTGATATACTTCGTAAAGGTGGGCAAGAGTGA
- a CDS encoding bifunctional hydroxymethylpyrimidine kinase/phosphomethylpyrimidine kinase — MKNKACIPRALTIAGSDSGGGAGIQADLKTFAALGVHGMSAITSITAQNTREVRAIHDIPPEIVVAQIEAVADDIGVDAAKTGMLSNKDIIKAVAKTVDKYGFPLVVDPVMIAKSGAKLLRDDAIDALIKELIPRAWVVTPNKMEAEVITGVKIESLEDAREAARIIVEEHGARAAVVKGGHLSGDYSIDILYYNGRYYEYKAPRINKNTTHGTGCSFSAAIAAGLAKGRSIPEAVDVAKKFITIAIDYGLEIGGGHGPVNPVSWMAIPAERYRVLEELEKAIELLKEHGKTVNKVIPEVFMNIGMALPKPYARSILDVAAIPGRIGKYKDTIIIPAKPEFGVSRHIARAILTIMEFDPETRSAANIAYNKDIEEAVNQLGLLASSFDRKEEPPEVKKVEGATTPWGIKTAVEKIGGKIPDVVYDYGEHGKEPLTIVFGKTPTEVAKKIIDISRIVARK; from the coding sequence GTGAAGAATAAGGCATGTATACCTAGGGCATTAACTATAGCTGGAAGCGATAGTGGCGGCGGAGCGGGTATACAAGCAGACCTGAAGACATTTGCTGCCCTAGGAGTACATGGGATGTCGGCTATAACGAGCATTACTGCACAGAATACACGTGAAGTCAGAGCTATACATGATATTCCTCCCGAGATCGTTGTTGCGCAGATCGAGGCCGTAGCTGACGATATAGGTGTTGACGCTGCCAAGACGGGTATGCTTAGCAACAAGGATATAATCAAGGCTGTGGCGAAAACAGTTGATAAATATGGGTTCCCGCTAGTCGTAGACCCTGTTATGATAGCCAAGTCTGGGGCGAAACTACTTAGAGACGATGCTATAGATGCATTGATAAAGGAACTTATTCCTCGAGCATGGGTTGTTACACCCAATAAAATGGAAGCCGAGGTAATAACAGGCGTCAAGATAGAGAGTCTAGAAGATGCACGTGAAGCAGCCAGGATTATTGTAGAAGAACATGGAGCTAGAGCAGCTGTTGTTAAAGGCGGTCATCTAAGTGGTGACTATTCCATCGATATACTATACTATAATGGCAGGTACTATGAGTACAAAGCCCCGAGGATAAACAAGAACACAACCCATGGAACGGGATGCTCGTTCTCAGCAGCAATAGCAGCTGGATTAGCCAAGGGCAGGAGTATACCGGAGGCAGTTGATGTAGCCAAGAAATTCATAACCATCGCGATCGATTATGGACTAGAGATCGGTGGAGGGCATGGGCCCGTTAACCCTGTTTCCTGGATGGCTATACCAGCAGAAAGATACCGTGTCCTAGAAGAACTAGAGAAAGCGATAGAACTACTAAAAGAGCATGGCAAGACAGTAAACAAGGTTATACCGGAGGTATTCATGAACATAGGAATGGCCCTACCAAAACCATACGCTAGGTCAATCCTAGACGTAGCAGCCATACCGGGCCGTATAGGAAAGTACAAGGATACAATCATTATCCCTGCCAAGCCAGAATTCGGCGTATCAAGACATATCGCTAGAGCAATCTTGACAATAATGGAGTTTGATCCAGAGACAAGATCGGCTGCAAACATAGCCTACAACAAGGACATTGAAGAAGCTGTAAACCAACTAGGTCTCTTGGCAAGTAGTTTTGATAGAAAAGAAGAGCCACCAGAAGTAAAGAAAGTCGAAGGAGCCACAACACCATGGGGTATAAAAACAGCTGTAGAAAAAATCGGTGGCAAAATACCTGATGTAGTCTATGACTATGGAGAACACGGCAAAGAACCTCTAACAATAGTATTCGGTAAAACGCCAACAGAAGTAGCTAAGAAGATCATTGATATATCCAGAATTGTGGCAAGAAAGTAA